The Biomphalaria glabrata chromosome 1, xgBioGlab47.1, whole genome shotgun sequence sequence ttctagatctagttttttttaaattgctttcttAGGTTGAGAGCTCCCATGCTACAGCCTGCCAAAtctagtattatatatatatatatatatatatatatatatatatatatatatatataactttctaaaaaaatttctttttttacagtCTTGAAGCAGTACTTGATGACCAAATCACACTAAGTCAAAGTGATGAAGTAAATTCAGaaaattgtgttttaaattTGGTTTGTTCAAAACATTGTTTGTCAAAAATTAATGGAATCTGCATAGTTAGTGAATCAAGAACTTTGGAGATTAGTAACTATACTGGAGGATATTTGTGTACCATTAGAGGTTCTGAGTTAAGCAACAATGCAGATAGTTCAAGATGTGAAAATCAAAAGTTATATCTTTCCAGATGCTCTTTTGAAGACAGTTACAAAGACCTATCTATTAAGGTATGCTcagtaaaaaaagaatataccttttaaatattttgtttttgcttttagTTACTgcctgaaataaaataagacCTTAAATTCAGCTGTTGTtgtagaatattaaaaaaatgaaattataattaattaacatcAACAGTGGGAAAATGGAGATATAATCAATAATACAGTTGAACATTTAATGATTGTTAAATGTGTATAAAATGGAGTCTATTTTGGACATTTTTTAGATGTTAGGATGAGGCATTACCAAATGAGAGGTTTAGAAACACTAATTTTTCTTTGTACGGTACTTTAAAGAGTcttcaatttaaatatttaaaagcttCTTGATTCTCATAACAAAGCAGTAGAGCTATTCTGAATAAATAAAGCTTGACTTGTTGCTTGCTTTATTGCATTACAATTGTTAACAGTAATTGAGCTGCTCAAAGACTGTCAAATAAGAACactttatttttcagtttttaTCCCTTGGTGGAAGGACATCATTTACCTTACAATCCATCATAGTCTTTTTAACCGAAAGCAATGATGATGCTAGCTTTAGCAAGGGAACATTTGATATTCACAAactacaaaaagaaattgaacTTATGGGTGACACTGTCTCACACAAAGCAAGAGACTTTCTTAAAACAATGCAGCAGTTTGAACAAGTTAGTAAGTTTTTGTATTAAAACTTGAatcaaatttcaaaataaaatattagttgttgtttttggctATAAATTAATGATTAAGGGTCATCACATTGCAGTTTGTttctataaaatacatttactgGTTTATAATGATTAAACTGAGGATTCATTCAGTACTTACTCTTGTTAAAGTAACTTAAACATTGTGTAGATGTCAATGCATTGTCTTTTTCAAGTACTGAGAAAATAGCACTTTGACAACAAAGCTAGATTTATAACATATATTCCTACTCAGCTTTTAAATTAGATGTGAGTTTAatgttatcttttattttttaaatatgttttaaggTTAGGGTTCATTCACCGCTAAATCCCCTTTTTCCCCTAACAATAAGTAACTATTCTCTTATTGTGTTGGCCTccatatattttttgttctttttgttaaCAGAATAGAATAAAAACACAAGGACAAATAGAGAAATTACAATCTCAGCCTTTCAGCTTACTAAGTCAACATTTATCCAGTGAGAGTTTGTCTGGCATGGCTAATGGTATACTAGGCTTTGATGCAGCATTGCAACAGGACAACTCATTTTTCAATGGTAGTCTGGGGCCTGACTTTTATGCTCTTCTACAAGTTGCATGTGGCAGTGTTTCAAAGAAAAGAGAGGAAGGTGTAGTAAAAAAGTAAGATTGCAAATGTTTTCCCCTAGGTTATACAACCACCGCACTATGCCTTTACATAAGTAAATTATGAGTTTTTTATACCCACCAATCATCTTTCATATATTTGTTAGAACTTATGGAATCTTTgcaaatatcaaaataaatttaataatttttttctaaagcaggTGCTTCATTTCTCCAGGCTAatgatgctttttaaaaaaaattaaactggcCATTTTTCATAGATGAATTAAGGTAGCTTACAAAATTTTACCAAAGGTTTTCAAGcaactatattaatattaactacCCCTgtccttccctttttttttctttttatctcccCTAAGTCGCCTTCCTTTATATATCTACCTTGAATGATAACTTAATACTAACTATCCTTACCCCGTACATTCCCTGTTTTCTACAACACTAGCCAAGATGGTATTGGATCTGATGCAACAAGAAGGCAAAAACTCAATTACATTGaagaaagatttaaataaactGTGTCATTAACTTCAAAAGGGCACTAATAAACATATATTCATTTAACTTTAGCGACTAGAAACTAACTGTTTGCCTCTGGACTATATTTCCATCTACTTCTCTGATAAGACCTATTGCCTGGCTTTTAGGATAACACGTTATTAGTCCATGACATAAGTCTGTTAATATTGCATGGTTTCCAGAACTGCAAAACTTGTCAGACTTGTTTGTCACTGCCATCCCTTATTCAACTCGCAACTGGCCAATTTTAGCATGTTCCAGTATGCTGGAAAGATTCTTACCAATCATGACCATAAAAATCTTTCTTAATTTCAGTTTTACAGaggcagacctgcctaccgttacgcaaaatgtgtactcgttacgcaaaatctcccaaaaatgaccgccagtacgcaaatacgcatttaacccgtcgcgttacgcatttcgtatgctttttttttctcctctctagactagcttacaagcggtcacggaggtcacgctaagcccacctgtggggagaggggcgaaacagaaaaggtggggtgaacacaatgtgcccagatctatacgttgattggtactTAACTCAGAGGTTAAATAGGCTTCATCAATGAATAATTTTCTCAGTTGTGGTACAATTCTGATATTCCATACTATATTCCAGACTGAAAAATGTGTAAAAGTATTTTTGGCAGTCTGTCATACTAAAAATAATACTGTACTCATTATTTCTAGTTACTTTATtctcaaatgtttaaaaaaaaaataatttaattctgAATGTTTCATCCTACATGCCCATAATTTTTCTGGAAAACAGGAGTAGCTCCCCAAATTTATGAGGTAATTTTTGAGACACAAATTGTTCTGACAATATTATCCTACAGTTTACCAAAAATATTCATAAGGAATATTCAAAATACAAACTAATAAGACAACATGAAGGAGTATCAATAAGCCAGTGCTGTTGGCTATTGACAGGTAGAAGTGAGTCCTGGAAGTGGGCATCCTCACAAAACTAACTCAGAGGTTCAAATGTACttgtcatgtaaaaaaaattcttaaattaaAGCATATGCATAACTCAAAGAATTTAACATTTCATTGACtaattatataataagttaGGAAATGTATTGACTGGTTGTTAAGtgtaaaattaatatatagataacaatatttgttttcaagTGACTCATTTAGTATACTTTAGGGGGCCATggtgactgagcggtaaagcacttgctTCCGAattggggttcgaatcctgggattttaaattttgtccacccagctctagtgggtaactgatattagttggggaaaagtaaaggtgattggtcgttgtgctggccactagGACTAGGAAGAACAAATAACTTTGCTTCTTTACATTGAGCTCAATCTTATCATTACCTGTTCCTGATTCTTCCTCTGGCACTGGGTTGTTGATAACTCCACCTGCTGAtttctccatttttttaaaaactgcttAATAGTAGAGCTCCTTAAAACACTTTATTGAATAATAGTTTCAATGAATCACTAATCTTTGTTTGATTGTTGTAGTGATtcatatgaataataataatgaataatttaaTGAACTTAAatgtttttggtttttttttcagattatcATGTCAAACACCAGATTCTGGCACTGGTGGTAGTTTTTCACCAACATGCAGTTCCAAAGATGGTGAAGATTATTCTTTATTCCTGTCCAAAGACCATTTACAACTGCTTGGCATAGTTGatgaaaaagtaaa is a genomic window containing:
- the LOC106051571 gene encoding uncharacterized protein LOC106051571, whose amino-acid sequence is MNSTYCSAAFSWKQDKSLSKIISCSFDPPNHEFHEYSRLLSLEAVLDDQITLSQSDEVNSENCVLNLVCSKHCLSKINGICIVSESRTLEISNYTGGYLCTIRGSELSNNADSSRCENQKLYLSRCSFEDSYKDLSIKFLSLGGRTSFTLQSIIVFLTESNDDASFSKGTFDIHKLQKEIELMGDTVSHKARDFLKTMQQFEQNRIKTQGQIEKLQSQPFSLLSQHLSSESLSGMANGILGFDAALQQDNSFFNGSLGPDFYALLQVACGSVSKKREEGVVKKLSCQTPDSGTGGSFSPTCSSKDGEDYSLFLSKDHLQLLGIVDEKVNKVKMEFHDALLKTKEEFNQNLETTKNELNQKLDLILKLLNSSNDLNGEKG